The Rhodoferax potami genome includes a region encoding these proteins:
- the bioB gene encoding biotin synthase BioB, with amino-acid sequence MNTVSPIDISGLRNRALAQPDQPVRWSVAEVEALFALPFMDLMFRAQQVHRDTFDPNEVQLSTLLSIKTGGCSEDCGYCPQSAHHDTGLPASKLMPLDEVVEAARAAQAQGATRFCMGAAWRSPKERDMEQVTEMVRSVRSLGLETCMTLGMLDGSQAQSLKDAGLDYYNHNLDSSPEFYGNIISTRTYQERLDTLDHVRQAGIYVCCGGIVGMGESRLQRAGLIAQLANLDPCPESVPINNLVAVEGTPLAGAAPIDPFEFVRTIAVARITMPRSMVRLSAGREQMDEALQALCFAAGANSIFYGDRLLTTSNPQAERDRALLARLGLRVLGERPAARPTEAA; translated from the coding sequence ATGAATACAGTGAGTCCCATCGACATTTCTGGCCTGCGAAATCGTGCGCTTGCGCAACCGGACCAGCCAGTGCGCTGGAGCGTGGCTGAAGTGGAAGCCCTGTTCGCCTTGCCGTTCATGGACCTGATGTTTCGTGCACAGCAGGTGCATCGCGACACCTTTGATCCCAATGAAGTGCAGCTATCCACGTTGCTTTCCATCAAGACCGGGGGATGCAGTGAAGATTGTGGCTATTGCCCCCAGTCCGCACACCACGACACGGGACTGCCCGCCAGCAAACTGATGCCTTTGGATGAGGTGGTGGAGGCGGCCAGGGCGGCCCAGGCCCAGGGCGCCACGCGCTTTTGCATGGGCGCGGCATGGCGCAGTCCAAAAGAGCGCGACATGGAGCAGGTCACAGAGATGGTGCGTTCGGTACGCTCGCTCGGCCTGGAGACTTGCATGACCCTAGGTATGCTGGATGGGTCGCAGGCGCAATCATTGAAGGATGCCGGCCTGGACTACTACAACCACAACCTGGACAGTTCCCCCGAATTCTACGGCAACATCATCTCCACCCGCACCTACCAGGAGCGGCTCGATACGCTGGACCATGTACGCCAGGCGGGCATCTACGTCTGCTGTGGCGGGATTGTGGGCATGGGCGAGAGCCGTCTGCAACGCGCTGGGCTGATTGCGCAGCTCGCCAATCTGGATCCCTGCCCGGAGTCGGTGCCTATCAACAACCTGGTCGCGGTTGAAGGCACACCCTTGGCGGGTGCTGCGCCCATCGATCCGTTTGAGTTCGTGCGCACCATAGCGGTGGCGCGCATCACTATGCCACGCAGCATGGTGCGTCTGTCCGCAGGACGTGAGCAGATGGACGAAGCATTACAGGCCCTGTGCTTTGCTGCGGGTGCCAACTCCATCTTCTATGGCGACAGGCTGCTCACCACCAGCAACCCGCAGGCCGAACGGGACCGGGCACTGCTCGCGCGCCTGGGTCTGCGCGTGCTAGGCGAAAGGCCGGCGGCACGCCCGACCGAAGCCGCATGA
- the bioA gene encoding adenosylmethionine--8-amino-7-oxononanoate transaminase yields the protein MNLADRSLHAIWHPCTQMQRAAHSPPLAIQRGQGPWLFDDQGRRYFDANSSWWVNLFGHADARINAALRDQLDSLPHVMLAGCTHAPAVELAERLSAMTGGVLGHCFFGSDGASAVEIALKMSFHYWRNSERPAKQEFVCVRQGYHGETLGALAVTDVKVFRDAYDPLLLRAHQVMSPDARQAGPDESDADVALRAVQDLERLFEARHEHIASFILEPLVQGASGMVMHDPAYLRAVRALCDRYQIHLIADEIAVGCGRTGTFFAFEQAALPGDPPIWPDLVCLSKGITAGYLPLSLVLSRDFIYAAFLDDEVARGFLHSHSYSGNALACRAALAVLDRFEVDQVLQTNAQRALDLDRALAPLRKDPRIEHFRHLGMIWAFDVRESDAGVRFAERFHLAGRAHELLIRPIGRTVYLMPPYVLDDELSSWLAHEVIATLDDVLQQPLPDADRPFVPATA from the coding sequence ATGAATCTTGCCGACCGAAGCCTGCACGCGATATGGCATCCGTGTACGCAGATGCAGCGCGCTGCACACAGTCCACCCCTGGCCATCCAGCGTGGCCAGGGGCCCTGGTTGTTTGATGACCAGGGGCGTCGCTACTTTGATGCCAACAGCTCCTGGTGGGTCAACTTGTTTGGGCATGCCGATGCGCGCATCAATGCGGCACTGCGTGACCAACTGGACAGTCTGCCCCATGTGATGCTGGCTGGTTGCACCCACGCGCCCGCAGTGGAGCTTGCCGAGCGGCTGTCTGCTATGACAGGCGGCGTACTGGGCCACTGCTTCTTTGGCAGTGACGGTGCCTCGGCGGTGGAAATAGCCTTGAAGATGAGTTTTCACTACTGGCGCAATAGCGAGCGCCCGGCCAAGCAGGAGTTTGTGTGCGTGCGGCAGGGCTACCATGGTGAAACCCTGGGTGCCTTGGCCGTGACCGACGTGAAGGTGTTTCGTGATGCCTACGACCCCCTGCTGCTGCGTGCGCACCAGGTGATGTCGCCCGATGCGCGCCAGGCCGGACCGGATGAGTCTGATGCCGATGTAGCCTTGCGTGCAGTGCAAGACCTTGAGCGTTTGTTCGAGGCACGGCATGAACACATTGCCTCCTTCATCCTGGAGCCGCTGGTGCAGGGTGCCAGCGGCATGGTGATGCATGACCCGGCCTATTTGCGTGCGGTGCGTGCGCTGTGCGACCGCTACCAGATCCATTTGATTGCAGACGAGATTGCGGTGGGCTGTGGCCGCACCGGCACCTTCTTCGCCTTTGAGCAGGCCGCCTTGCCGGGCGATCCGCCCATCTGGCCGGACCTCGTGTGCCTGTCCAAGGGCATTACCGCAGGTTACCTGCCGTTGTCATTAGTGCTGTCGCGTGACTTCATCTATGCGGCCTTTCTCGATGATGAGGTGGCACGCGGCTTTCTGCATTCCCATTCCTACAGCGGCAACGCCTTGGCCTGCCGCGCTGCCCTGGCGGTTCTGGACCGGTTCGAGGTAGACCAGGTGCTGCAAACCAATGCGCAGCGTGCGCTGGACCTTGACCGCGCTCTGGCACCGCTGCGCAAGGACCCGCGTATCGAACATTTCCGGCATCTGGGCATGATCTGGGCCTTTGATGTGCGCGAAAGTGACGCCGGGGTGCGCTTTGCCGAGCGTTTCCATCTGGCCGGGCGCGCGCACGAATTGCTGATTCGCCCGATCGGGCGTACGGTCTATCTGATGCCACCGTATGTACTCGATGATGAACTGTCAAGCTGGTTGGCACACGAGGTCATAGCCACACTGGATGACGTGCTCCAACAACCCCTCCCTGATGCTGATAGACCATTTGTACCGGCAACTGCTTGA
- the bioD gene encoding dethiobiotin synthase, which yields MSQPFLPSVRGCFVTGTDTGVGKTCISAGLLHWCAQQGWRSAGLKPVAAGMEWINDEYINEDVRALRQASSPGLTDADVGPYQFEAACAPHIAAQREGRVIERNVILRSAQALASRSDVLVVEGVGGFRVPLAPGWDTADLASDLGLPVVLVVGLRLGCINHTLLSAEAIVHRGLRLVGWIGNVLEPDMPSLDDNVACLRESLGQQFRTPCLGLVPRLADASAASVRAHLVDTGLQAVFGK from the coding sequence ATGAGCCAGCCGTTCTTGCCGTCTGTGCGCGGCTGCTTTGTCACAGGCACCGACACCGGCGTTGGCAAGACCTGCATCAGCGCGGGGTTGCTGCACTGGTGTGCACAACAGGGCTGGCGCAGTGCCGGGCTGAAGCCGGTGGCCGCCGGTATGGAATGGATAAATGATGAATACATCAATGAAGATGTGCGCGCCTTGCGCCAGGCCAGTTCGCCAGGCTTGACGGATGCGGATGTAGGACCATATCAGTTTGAAGCGGCTTGTGCGCCCCACATCGCGGCGCAACGCGAAGGTCGCGTCATCGAACGGAACGTCATCTTGCGCAGTGCGCAGGCATTGGCGTCGCGTTCCGATGTGCTGGTGGTGGAAGGCGTTGGTGGGTTTCGTGTGCCACTGGCGCCTGGCTGGGACACGGCAGATCTGGCCAGCGACCTTGGTCTGCCGGTGGTGCTGGTGGTAGGGTTGCGTCTGGGGTGCATCAACCATACCTTGCTCAGTGCCGAGGCCATTGTGCATCGCGGCCTGCGTCTGGTGGGCTGGATTGGCAATGTGCTGGAGCCCGACATGCCCTCGCTGGACGACAATGTCGCCTGCCTGCGCGAAAGCCTTGGGCAGCAATTCCGGACGCCCTGTCTGGGCCTGGTGCCGCGCCTGGCGGATGCCAGCGCCGCTTCAGTGCGGGCACACCTGGTGGATACCGGTCTTCAGGCCGTTTTTGGCAAGTGA
- the bioF gene encoding 8-amino-7-oxononanoate synthase has protein sequence MLIDHLYRQLLDLESRALRRRCVIAESPCAPLQRVSGSRAGGDAPERNLLGFCSNDYLGLANHPSLGDALADGARRYGAGSGASHLVSGHSRAHAALAEELSEWMGPYIPQAGVLTFCTGYMANLALLTALGDAQATLFADKLNHASLIDGARLAKADLQRFAHCNLSVLAHQLAQCSTPIKLIVTDAVFSMDGDMADLPALLALAEQHDAMLIVDDAHGFGVLGPRGQGSLAHFGLCSDRIIYMGTLGKAAGLSGAFVAAHPTVIEWLVQTARTYIYSTASSPAIAHALRTSLALVAGEDGMRRRADLQQRIVQLREGLSACVARYADRGWQLPESATAIQPLIVGSNADALALAASLEARGLWVPAIRPPTVPVNTARLRITLCATHSAEDVSRLLDALDQAAKDLP, from the coding sequence ATGCTGATAGACCATTTGTACCGGCAACTGCTTGACCTGGAGTCAAGGGCCTTGCGTCGCCGCTGCGTGATTGCCGAATCACCCTGTGCCCCATTGCAACGCGTGAGCGGCAGCCGCGCAGGAGGCGATGCGCCTGAGCGCAATTTGCTGGGCTTTTGCAGCAACGACTATCTGGGCCTGGCCAACCATCCCTCGCTGGGTGACGCATTGGCAGACGGTGCACGCCGCTATGGTGCGGGCAGCGGGGCCTCCCATCTGGTCAGTGGACATTCGCGTGCCCATGCCGCACTGGCGGAGGAACTGTCCGAATGGATGGGGCCGTATATTCCGCAGGCAGGTGTGCTGACGTTCTGCACCGGCTACATGGCCAACCTAGCGCTGCTCACGGCGCTGGGTGATGCGCAGGCGACATTGTTTGCCGACAAGCTGAACCACGCTTCACTGATTGACGGAGCGCGGTTGGCAAAGGCCGATCTGCAGCGCTTCGCGCACTGCAATTTGTCCGTGCTGGCGCACCAACTGGCGCAGTGCAGCACGCCGATCAAGCTGATAGTGACCGACGCCGTTTTCAGCATGGACGGTGATATGGCGGATTTGCCCGCGCTGCTGGCACTGGCCGAACAGCACGACGCCATGCTGATCGTTGATGACGCCCACGGCTTCGGTGTGCTCGGGCCCCGGGGTCAGGGCAGCCTGGCGCATTTTGGTTTGTGCAGCGATCGCATTATTTACATGGGCACGCTGGGCAAGGCTGCAGGGCTCTCTGGTGCCTTTGTTGCCGCGCACCCGACCGTCATCGAATGGCTGGTTCAGACCGCGCGCACGTATATCTACAGCACGGCCAGTTCACCTGCCATCGCGCATGCGCTGCGTACCAGTTTGGCCCTGGTGGCGGGCGAGGATGGCATGCGACGCCGTGCCGACTTGCAGCAGCGCATTGTCCAGCTGCGTGAAGGTTTGTCGGCCTGCGTGGCCCGGTATGCAGACCGGGGTTGGCAGTTGCCTGAATCGGCGACTGCCATCCAGCCGCTGATTGTTGGCAGCAACGCCGACGCACTGGCACTGGCCGCTTCGCTGGAGGCCCGGGGTCTGTGGGTGCCTGCCATCCGGCCGCCCACCGTGCCGGTCAACACCGCGCGGCTGCGTATCACCTTGTGTGCGACGCATAGCGCAGAGGATGTAAGCCGTCTGCTGGACGCCTTGGACCAGGCTGCAAAGGATCTGCCATGA
- a CDS encoding type II toxin-antitoxin system Phd/YefM family antitoxin has product MLSAANIKSISYLKSHAAQISEDLEMNGTPFFITQNGEASMVVESVKCFQEKEALIAALKIIALGEKDRLQGKGISVAESRTQLAAARQRRK; this is encoded by the coding sequence ATGCTGTCCGCCGCCAACATCAAATCCATCTCCTACCTGAAAAGCCATGCAGCTCAGATCTCCGAAGACCTGGAAATGAACGGCACGCCTTTTTTCATCACCCAGAATGGCGAAGCCAGCATGGTGGTTGAAAGTGTGAAATGCTTTCAGGAAAAGGAAGCGCTCATCGCCGCCTTGAAAATCATCGCATTGGGTGAGAAAGACCGCTTGCAAGGCAAAGGCATTTCCGTTGCCGAGTCACGGACGCAACTGGCAGCAGCTCGCCAACGCCGCAAGTAA
- a CDS encoding Tn3 family transposase, with amino-acid sequence MEHWRSPYLGLRDIPAGLNEFELTTFFSYSAAELATVRSLRKPLHRFGLALHMGFIRMSGRTLDAVDRIPKMLWSHLGAQIGIDPPAMGTLRSLYIDRIRTLSEHQQQAYRALGFQQMTEHQRRYVVRWLRETLVSRSDQTSLLPALKRWLYDHRILQIAPRELKSLIATAQRDHEAQLLKALELRYGQQKLQTWEAALNSKTQDGTPLQTWLWAAPLKQSTVQITQFFDKVDHLRAMGVAENWPSSVNDAAVRHYARRCAHRAPSVSKRITATRRSLEVACFLRYALCTSSDQLLLMLRRWIRKTANDAARETMPTYADAQAKLHEFALNVRKLARQEDLSHEDLRAQLVELATATLTDTKVSRSALARAHLIDHPAQARALLARLLTLPLAAQGDHPVIQALEILHNTYANRVTTLATAPDLKLGNRWQKVIAGTDRKKALSALEWATLFALRLSLRNGSVYLEHSFVFRSQATLFISKEDWKKTRDMHYAQLGLSKDPKETLEPLAEHLHKRLQDFATAAASGQIRVDSEGIHQEKSPASPEDIRVAALRRTLYEGRPPGQLPEIVLEMDSAVRFSWILLGREPNSRRELLMVYAAVFAHGTSMSAADVSRMIPELPVEAVRQTMKRLSDERRMREASDAMLQYLHRFEIAKHWGRSDLASSDMMSLETERAIWQSRVDPRRKTASVGIYTHVRDGWGIMYDQPIVLNERQAGVAIEGVVRQSAVEDVGQLAVDTHGYTDFAMAVAKLLGFDLCPALADIKHRKLFALKGTIVPNVLDPVMACNLELSAMEGIFDELVRIAASIRSGQCSAVQALTRFGSAARGQSVYDGGVQFGKMLCTIFKVDYLLNAAFRSEIRHALNRGESTHTLQHAIHSGKIPAALSKRMDSMAAVSSALSLLSNCVMAWNAGHMQTAWDAIKAAGGELLIADARSVSPTNIAEINLRGTLDFPVEKFALRILPSSVNIKDLSRRRTA; translated from the coding sequence TTGGAGCACTGGAGATCGCCGTACCTGGGATTGCGTGACATCCCGGCTGGCCTGAACGAATTCGAACTCACGACCTTTTTCTCCTACAGTGCGGCAGAACTGGCCACGGTCCGGTCTTTGCGCAAGCCCCTGCATAGGTTCGGGTTGGCCTTGCATATGGGATTCATCCGCATGAGTGGGCGCACCCTGGACGCCGTGGACAGAATCCCCAAAATGCTTTGGAGCCACCTTGGAGCTCAAATCGGAATAGATCCGCCGGCAATGGGCACGCTGCGCTCCCTCTACATTGACCGCATTCGGACCCTTTCCGAGCACCAGCAGCAGGCTTACAGAGCCCTTGGCTTCCAGCAAATGACTGAGCATCAGCGGCGCTATGTGGTGCGCTGGTTGCGCGAAACGCTTGTTAGTCGCTCGGACCAAACATCACTTCTTCCAGCGCTGAAGCGCTGGCTCTATGACCATCGCATTCTGCAGATTGCGCCGCGGGAACTCAAAAGCCTGATAGCTACCGCCCAGCGTGATCACGAAGCGCAACTTCTGAAAGCCCTTGAACTGCGGTATGGACAGCAAAAGCTGCAGACCTGGGAAGCCGCCCTGAACTCCAAAACCCAGGACGGCACGCCATTGCAAACTTGGTTATGGGCGGCACCATTAAAGCAATCCACTGTTCAGATCACCCAGTTCTTTGACAAAGTGGACCATTTACGTGCCATGGGCGTTGCAGAAAACTGGCCTTCCAGCGTGAACGACGCTGCCGTGCGTCACTACGCCAGACGATGCGCACACCGCGCACCCTCGGTGAGCAAACGCATTACCGCCACGCGGCGCAGCCTTGAAGTTGCCTGTTTTCTGCGTTATGCCCTGTGCACTTCGTCGGACCAACTGTTACTTATGTTGCGCAGATGGATCCGTAAGACGGCCAACGATGCCGCACGGGAAACAATGCCCACCTATGCGGATGCCCAGGCCAAGCTGCACGAGTTTGCTCTGAATGTGCGCAAACTGGCCCGCCAGGAAGATCTCTCGCATGAAGATCTCAGGGCCCAATTGGTCGAGCTGGCAACGGCCACGCTGACCGATACCAAAGTAAGCCGTTCTGCTTTGGCAAGGGCCCATCTGATTGATCATCCGGCACAGGCGCGCGCCTTGCTGGCTAGGCTGCTTACATTGCCCCTGGCTGCCCAAGGGGATCACCCGGTCATTCAAGCCCTGGAAATATTGCATAATACATACGCCAACCGTGTCACTACACTGGCCACCGCCCCGGACCTCAAACTGGGTAACCGCTGGCAGAAGGTCATTGCCGGCACTGACCGCAAGAAAGCACTGAGTGCCTTGGAATGGGCAACCCTGTTTGCCCTTCGCCTGTCTCTTCGCAACGGCTCGGTGTATCTGGAGCACAGCTTTGTGTTTCGCAGCCAAGCAACACTTTTCATATCCAAGGAGGATTGGAAAAAGACGCGTGACATGCATTACGCCCAGTTGGGCCTGTCCAAAGACCCCAAGGAAACCCTGGAGCCCTTGGCAGAACACCTGCATAAGCGGCTACAGGACTTCGCAACTGCCGCAGCTTCTGGACAAATTCGGGTGGATTCCGAGGGCATTCATCAGGAAAAGTCTCCCGCAAGCCCAGAAGATATCCGGGTGGCCGCGTTGCGCCGCACGCTCTATGAGGGCAGGCCCCCGGGCCAGTTACCCGAGATCGTGCTGGAAATGGACAGTGCCGTGCGATTCAGCTGGATTCTCCTGGGTAGAGAGCCCAACAGCCGGCGTGAATTGCTGATGGTCTACGCGGCCGTCTTTGCCCACGGCACATCCATGTCTGCAGCTGATGTGTCGCGCATGATTCCGGAGTTGCCGGTGGAGGCGGTACGCCAAACCATGAAACGGCTGAGTGATGAGCGCAGGATGCGTGAGGCCAGTGATGCCATGCTGCAGTACCTGCACCGCTTTGAGATTGCCAAACACTGGGGACGCTCTGATCTGGCGTCCTCGGACATGATGAGTTTAGAGACGGAGCGCGCCATTTGGCAGTCACGCGTTGACCCACGACGCAAAACAGCGTCCGTTGGTATCTACACCCACGTGCGCGATGGCTGGGGAATCATGTATGACCAGCCCATCGTGCTCAATGAGCGCCAGGCCGGTGTGGCCATCGAAGGGGTGGTGCGTCAAAGCGCAGTGGAAGATGTAGGTCAGTTGGCTGTAGACACCCACGGTTACACGGACTTTGCCATGGCAGTAGCCAAGTTGCTTGGATTTGATCTATGTCCGGCCCTGGCAGACATCAAACACCGCAAGCTATTTGCGCTCAAGGGAACCATCGTGCCGAACGTGCTGGATCCGGTTATGGCTTGCAACCTGGAGCTTTCCGCGATGGAGGGGATTTTTGATGAGCTGGTGCGCATAGCGGCGTCCATTCGCAGTGGTCAGTGCAGTGCTGTCCAAGCCTTGACACGGTTTGGGTCCGCAGCCCGTGGCCAGTCCGTGTATGACGGTGGTGTGCAATTCGGCAAGATGCTGTGCACGATTTTCAAGGTGGACTACCTGCTCAATGCGGCTTTCAGATCGGAGATTCGGCATGCCCTCAACCGGGGGGAGTCCACCCACACACTGCAGCACGCCATCCACTCAGGCAAGATTCCGGCTGCGCTATCAAAGCGCATGGATTCCATGGCGGCGGTGTCTTCGGCACTGAGCCTCCTGTCCAACTGCGTGATGGCCTGGAACGCGGGTCATATGCAGACCGCTTGGGACGCGATCAAGGCCGCGGGCGGTGAGCTATTGATCGCTGATGCGCGCAGCGTTTCACCTACCAACATTGCAGAAATCAATCTGCGGGGGACGTTGGATTTTCCGGTGGAAAAGTTTGCTCTGCGGATATTGCCAAGCTCAGTGAATATCAAGGACTTGAGTAGGCGGCGTACTGCCTGA
- a CDS encoding type I restriction-modification system subunit M, whose amino-acid sequence MNKQQLAAKIWESANQMRSKIEANEYKDYILGFIFYKYLSDKLVRVAKSENFSDEDLRALPEDDTEAVDHIKGKIGYFIAHQHLFSTWLELQGDFNVSHVRDALSAFGRLIHPNHKRLFDGIFKTLETGLSKLGDTAAKQTKAIAELIQLIKDIPMDGRQGYDVLGFVYEYLISMFAANAGKKAGEFYTPHEVSVLMSEVIAHHLKDRQTIQIYDSTSGSGSLLLNIGQSIAKHMADKNNIRYYAQELKENTYNLTRMNLIMRDILPNNIVTRNADTLEDDWPYFDDQDPVNTYDPLYLDAVVSNPPYSQKWDPQHKDADPRYARFGLAPKSKADYAFLLHDLYHLKPDGIMAIVLPHGVLFRGGEEGAIRKQLIENNHLEAIIGLPANIFFGTGIPTIILVLRQKRESSDVLIVDASKGFAKEGKSNKLRASDVKKITDTVNSRTSVPRYSRLVPKTELQANDYNLNIPRYVDSSEPAESWDLYASMFGGIPVSELDSLAEFWQAFPSLRAALFADNGTPYVAPKVQDLAAATRAHPEVANFGQAFTTAFADITLWLRQALLAHMLTLHIPQQEALISAELFARLANVGSVPLIDRYHAYQILADHWQPIATDLEILQTEGFDATRVVDPHMVTKKKDGKDAEVQDGWKGHIMPFELVQATYLTQELDALRKQEARLGEITASIDDAFDGLSEEEKSNDTVNDAGDKFVSAAVIKEAKALQAEAEKPGNFDPESYEAKIIQVADWLAEEKTLKATIKQVAAALHLKTKATIEALSDAQVHELLERKWISPLVDELHSLPDQQIDGLISKLEALVQKYQITYADNARDIQRTETALAGMIEELDANEFDLKGLAELKTLLAGN is encoded by the coding sequence ATGAACAAACAACAACTAGCCGCCAAAATCTGGGAATCGGCTAACCAGATGCGGTCGAAGATTGAGGCCAACGAATACAAGGACTACATCCTCGGCTTCATCTTCTACAAATACCTCTCCGACAAACTGGTGCGCGTTGCCAAAAGCGAAAACTTCAGCGACGAAGACCTCCGCGCCCTGCCAGAAGACGATACCGAAGCCGTTGACCACATTAAGGGCAAGATCGGCTACTTCATCGCCCACCAACACCTGTTTTCTACGTGGCTAGAGCTCCAAGGCGACTTCAACGTATCCCATGTGCGCGATGCCTTGTCTGCTTTTGGTCGCCTCATTCACCCCAACCACAAGCGCCTTTTCGATGGCATCTTCAAAACCCTTGAAACGGGTTTGAGCAAGCTAGGCGACACGGCCGCCAAACAAACTAAGGCCATAGCGGAGCTGATTCAGCTCATCAAAGACATCCCGATGGATGGCAGGCAGGGCTACGACGTGCTGGGCTTTGTTTATGAGTACCTCATCAGCATGTTTGCTGCCAATGCGGGAAAAAAGGCGGGCGAGTTTTACACCCCGCACGAGGTCTCTGTGCTCATGTCCGAGGTCATTGCCCACCATCTGAAAGACCGCCAGACCATCCAGATATACGACTCCACCAGTGGATCGGGCTCGCTATTGCTCAACATAGGCCAGTCCATTGCCAAGCACATGGCGGACAAAAACAACATCCGCTACTACGCCCAAGAGCTCAAAGAAAACACCTACAACCTCACCCGCATGAACCTCATCATGCGCGACATCCTGCCCAACAACATCGTCACCCGCAACGCCGACACGCTAGAAGATGATTGGCCCTACTTTGACGACCAAGATCCCGTCAACACCTACGACCCACTGTACCTAGACGCCGTGGTCTCCAACCCGCCTTACTCACAAAAGTGGGACCCGCAGCACAAAGACGCCGACCCTCGCTACGCCCGCTTTGGCCTGGCACCCAAGTCCAAGGCCGACTACGCTTTTTTGCTGCACGACCTCTATCACCTCAAGCCCGACGGAATCATGGCCATCGTCTTGCCGCACGGCGTGCTCTTTCGGGGTGGCGAAGAGGGTGCCATCCGCAAGCAGCTGATTGAAAACAACCACCTGGAGGCCATCATCGGCCTGCCGGCCAACATCTTCTTTGGCACTGGCATCCCCACCATCATCTTGGTGCTGCGGCAAAAGCGCGAGAGCAGCGATGTGCTCATCGTCGATGCATCCAAGGGCTTTGCAAAAGAAGGCAAAAGCAACAAGCTGCGCGCGTCTGACGTCAAAAAAATCACCGATACCGTCAATAGCCGCACCAGCGTGCCGCGCTACAGCCGCCTTGTGCCCAAAACCGAGCTACAGGCCAACGACTACAACCTCAACATCCCGCGCTATGTGGATTCATCTGAGCCCGCCGAGAGCTGGGATTTGTATGCCTCCATGTTCGGCGGCATCCCCGTGAGCGAGTTGGACAGCTTGGCAGAATTTTGGCAAGCCTTCCCCAGCCTGCGCGCCGCCCTGTTTGCCGACAATGGCACGCCCTACGTGGCACCCAAGGTGCAAGACTTGGCCGCCGCCACCCGCGCACACCCTGAGGTAGCAAATTTCGGCCAAGCTTTCACCACCGCATTTGCCGACATCACCCTCTGGCTGCGCCAAGCGCTGCTGGCGCACATGCTCACCCTGCACATACCTCAGCAGGAGGCGCTGATCAGCGCAGAGTTGTTTGCACGCTTGGCCAATGTCGGCTCGGTGCCGCTCATAGACCGCTACCACGCCTACCAAATCCTGGCCGACCACTGGCAGCCTATCGCAACCGATCTGGAAATCCTGCAAACCGAAGGCTTTGATGCCACCCGCGTGGTAGACCCCCACATGGTCACCAAAAAGAAAGACGGCAAAGACGCAGAGGTGCAAGACGGCTGGAAGGGCCACATCATGCCCTTTGAACTGGTGCAGGCCACCTACCTCACACAAGAGCTAGACGCGCTGCGCAAGCAAGAGGCTCGCCTTGGCGAAATTACTGCCTCCATAGACGATGCCTTTGATGGCCTGAGCGAGGAGGAGAAGTCCAACGACACCGTGAACGACGCAGGCGACAAGTTTGTCAGCGCCGCCGTCATCAAAGAAGCCAAGGCCTTGCAAGCAGAAGCAGAAAAGCCCGGCAACTTTGATCCCGAATCGTACGAGGCCAAAATCATCCAAGTGGCCGACTGGCTGGCAGAAGAGAAAACGCTCAAAGCCACCATCAAGCAAGTCGCCGCCGCCCTGCACCTGAAAACCAAGGCGACTATCGAAGCCTTAAGCGACGCGCAGGTGCACGAGCTGCTGGAGCGCAAATGGATCAGCCCCCTGGTGGACGAACTGCACAGCCTGCCCGATCAGCAGATTGATGGATTAATCAGCAAGCTGGAAGCCCTGGTGCAAAAGTACCAAATTACCTATGCCGACAACGCCCGCGACATCCAGCGCACCGAAACCGCGCTGGCAGGGATGATTGAGGAGTTGGATGCCAATGAGTTCGACCTCAAAGGCCTCGCTGAACTAAAAACTTTGCTCGCAGGAAACTGA
- a CDS encoding type II toxin-antitoxin system RelE/ParE family toxin yields the protein MSIIILPDAQEDLLSLQEYMLNKWSETDWLNAENEIFEKLALVDTGLLTGPPVQELASVGIFEYQNVFTSHHKLVYRRIDRDVYVYLIASHRQDFPTLLVRRLLKV from the coding sequence ATGTCGATCATCATTCTTCCCGATGCACAGGAAGACTTGCTCTCGCTTCAAGAGTACATGCTCAATAAGTGGAGCGAGACTGACTGGCTCAATGCCGAAAACGAAATATTCGAAAAGCTGGCGCTGGTTGACACTGGACTTTTGACTGGGCCGCCCGTCCAGGAACTTGCCTCCGTTGGCATCTTTGAGTACCAAAATGTCTTTACGTCACACCACAAGCTGGTCTATCGGCGAATCGACAGGGACGTTTACGTGTACCTCATTGCTTCGCACCGACAGGATTTCCCGACGCTATTAGTGAGACGACTTCTGAAAGTTTGA